CTCTCCTCCGCACCCGGGGAGATCCGGTCCGGGACGGGGGAGTCACGGTGGTGGTGGCGGTCCCCCCCGGAGATCCGGATCGGCTCTTCCTCGTCCTGTCCCCGGTTCGACTCCACATCCACGTCCGGGTCCTCGTCGTCCACCTCGCTGTCTCTGTCCGGTGAAACGGATCTGTAGCTGGAGCTCTCGCTGATAAAATCCGGGGACAGGTATCCGGGGCGCACGCCGTAGCCGTCCCGGCTTCCGTACAGTTTGGCGATGGTCTCCGCGTCTTTGACCACAGGTCTGAAGGCGGAGATGTAGCTGATCTTCCTCTGGGGGGTCTCGTCCCCGGACTTGTCGTCGTCGTTCCTGGTGTTGGAGGAGTGGGAGCTGGGGCACCGCTCTGCGCCGTCCTGCGGGTGGGGGTGCGGctgctgggggtggggggggctgggggCCTTGGGTGTGTTTGCGCCCCGGTCGCTTTGGTCAGATAAGTCCAGCTCGCCCTGCCGGACGCCGGGCAGCTCAGGGGGCGGTTTGGGGGGCGAGCCCGGGTACGGAGGCATGGGGAGCCCCCCGGCTGTGGGCCAGAACACGGGGAAGGCCGGGTACAGGGTGTCCTTTGCGCCGGGCCAGAACACACCGGACACGTTGGTCTTGTTGGCCTCGGACACACCGTCGCTCTTTTTGGGACACAGGCCGTAGCCGGGGAAGCTGTAGGGGTGGTGGGGGAACAGAGGGGGGGGGATCTTCTGGAGCATGCCAAAGCTCTTGCTGGGCACGGGGATGACCGGGTAGCTGCGCGCGCCCCCTGCCAAACCCAGGCCGGTACTGGCCTGGTCCTCCTCGCACCGTAAAGTTTTGTGTGGGATTTCAGGGGAGCTGGTCTGGGCCAGACTGGACGAGGCCTGGGATTTCATGGACGAGGACATCCCAGAGCCGTTCATGGGCAGTGTCCTCTTCCTGCTCCCCCCGTTGAACATGGCTTTAACATCCTCCCACGCGTGGTTGATGTCCTCAGAAGGCTTCTTCTCCGTCAGTTTGAGGTGGCGCCTCCACGAGTTGAAGTTGGCCGCGTCCGGCTGCAGATACTTGGACTCTGGGGTGCGATGGGAGTGGAAAATGAATTTATTTGGAGAGAAATACATGTTGCAGAAAGTGCACTTGATGCACTTGGCTCTGGAGCTGTTGTACCGGGCCGGGATGAAGCTGCCCCTGCACCCCCACGCGCAGTCATGAGACACGTCAAAAGCAAAATTTTCTGGTAGTTTTGGTGGAGAGTGTGCGCCCAGGAAGGACTTGCAGAGCCTCTCGGCCTCCCGTTTGGTGATCATACCGCAGCGCCTGGAGGAGATGGGCATGGCCCCGGCGCGCCGCAGGAGCTCCAGCTGGACGGGGGTGCACTGCACGCAGGTGATGCCCAACGCCACTCGGCGGTTGTGGATCTCGTTGTAGCTGTAGCTTTTCAGCAAGGTGTTGGAAATCTGCGCTAGGCAGAGTCTCTCCTTACCGTCTATGACCAGACAGACGATGGGAACGCCGTACAGGGAGGTCTCACTCACTTGGTTGGGTTTGAGGGAGCTGGGGCTGGAGAAGCTCTGTGCGTCCGGCTTTAAAGGAGGGGAAGAGCTGGAGTCTCGTCCCGCTGAAAGCTGTCTGGGCATCGACTCCATCCCTGGAAGTCTGTCAATCAGAGGGGAAAGGAGTGAAACAGAGGCCTGTTtaacaagaggaaaaaaagaaaaaaaaaacaaaacaaaacaaaaaaaaaacagcttctgatACATGGAAATGATCAGCcttaaaaataacaaatgtgaacacacaaaataaaacctGGTATTTAaggtaataaaaaataacaatataatcattctaattaaaaatacacaattaaaacataaactataaaaatatatgtatagaaATATTTcagtttctgtccacatttaaatgaacataaatgcaTGACAATTTGATATAGACCTGAAAactatttatggattttattattattattatcattattattattattattattattattattatgagcttatttttatttttcattattacaaTCTTCAAACAATCTCACATTACTGACACTgtcagtaataaaaataataacaaaaaattttttttttttttaaagaaaaatcatTATTTAGTAATTCTTAATATCTAAATATCATttccaaatatttacatggaacATCAGTCTGTTGCAGGAGTTTCCAGCGCTGATCAGTGAACTCACTCGTGTTGTGAATCATGTCTTTATTCCATACTAGGTGCATGTACTGGGCCTCCTCACTCTGGAAGTGGATCTGCTACTCTTATCTCCAAATCGGCTCGCACTGAGAGGGCAACTACTTAAGAGTCCCATAAGATCCTTATGGTCGGATAAGGACAGAAGGAAAATACAGCCTGAGCTGCGCCAATGCGCTTAGCGGAGAAAAGAACAACTATAAGCTGCTTTTCTGGTAATTACACAGATCCAACCGTGCGTCTTCACATTGTTAATAAAAGACTAGCCCTATATATAATTAAAGCTTCTACGCAGATTAGCTTCAGCCAGTTGCTCGAAATTAGGTTGAAGGAGGCCTATCTCACATTCACCTGCGCACACTTCCACTGCAGTCCACTGACCTTTAAAACAAACCTCTGAAACAGACCTAAACAGCCCGCAGCTGTTGGAACCATGGACCTGACACAAGTACAGCAGCTTCAGAGCGGCTCATTTAGCAGCGTTTTGCATCTTCATGTCACAGTTTGCATGCGTAATGGAGGTTTTAAagacacagtttaaaaaaaaaaaaaacaggtctgaCAGTGCGTAAAtgcacattatttaaaaaaaaaaaaaaaagtagtgacaTACCTCTCTGTCCTAAAAACGACGACGCACTCCAACAGGGTTACCGATGGAAAACAGTGAGTTAGAGGAACAGGCCCGGTGGAGTCCAGCAACAGAGACGGTgggtgccaaaaaaaagaaaagcgaaCGGCGACCACAAAGTCCAAACTGTGAGCTGAGCCTTCTTTAGGTCAGTttggactttattttttattggagtgtgagcggcagcagcagcacctCCATCCTGTTGGATCCCGGGGAGGTGAATGGCGTGTAGACAGGAAGCACAtggcacctctctctctctctctctctctctctctctctctctctctctctctctctctctctctctctctctctctctctctctctctcacgcacacacacacagacgtgcTGATCTTCTATACGCCAGTTCTTACCATTCttacaaaacagacacacaacaatgaaatagaaacaaaaatatgatataataataataataataataataataataataataataataattccaattCACACGCCTTTTTCATCCGGTCCCACTGACACCAGTATTCTACCCTTAAACTCCAGTCTATGAACGatcattaaaagaacagagtctCCAAATCATCAAATAAAATGGAGAGAATCACCACTCCGCACCTCTGCGTCCTGTCTGCGTAAAAGCCTCCAGtatttttgtgtttatgtgttttgcATGTGCGGGCCCACATGAGCAGAGAACTGACAAACACAGGCAGAGCGAGTGGCACTTTGGAGGGCAACAAGAATGACAAAACACCCGAGCTCATTTATCAAGTTACAGGACCATCTGTTAGGTTTCCACAGCGGCCACGCAAATCAATGTATAAGGAAGGCCTCAGTGATGGAGAAAGGAGAAGGCAGAAGAGTGGAGTGAAAGGACCAGAGCAGGAGCAGAGCTGCACACTCATCTACAGGACTGGTGTGTGCGGAAAAGAATTTACAGGAGGGTTCAAATGTTTCCTGCGGAGGCCCTGGACGTCTGCATGGAGCGAATGagctgatgaggatgaggaggatgaggaggatgaagaggaggaggaggatggctGAGGCCACACTGTCACCGAATACACGCAGACAGGCTGCAGAGGTGATGAGCCCAGTaggtgaaaagaaaagaaaagaaaagaaagaaaagaaaacaaaagaaaagaaaaaagaaaagaaagaaaggaaaagaaaagaaaggaaaagaaaaaagaaaagaaataagaaaagaaaagaaagaaaagaaaagaaaagaaaggaaaggaaagaaagaaaagaaaagaagagaaaagaaaggaaaagaaaggaaaggaaaagaaaagaaaggaaaggaaaggaaaagagaagaaagaaaggaaaagaaaagaaaagaaaaaagaagagaaaaaagaaaagaaaggaaatgaaaagaaaggaaaggaaaaggaaagaaagaaaaagaaaagacaaaaggaaaagaaagaaaaaagaaaagacaaaaggaaaagaaaagaaagaaaagaaaggaaaagaaaagaaaagaaaagaaaaaagaaaaggaaaggaaaagaaaggaaaagaaaggaaagggaagggaaagaaaagaaagaaagaaaagaaaggaaaggaaaggaaaagaaaggaaaggaaaagaaaagaaaggaaaagaatgaaaagcaaagaatgaaaagaaaagaagtcTGTGATACAAACGCCCAGGAAGATGCTGATTGGCTGCTTTGACCAGTGGCAGGCTGTTGAACCAATCGGCTGTCTCGTGTGTCCTGTGCAGGTACACACACCTGTGAAAGGTGGACACTGAGGAAAACACACATCTGTGCCCTCAACAGGGATGGGCTCACATACATGTGAGCTGGAAAGCTTTTtaaacttttcttcttcttcttctttgtcttcttcttctcattattattattattattattattattattattattattattattattattattattattattttcttttctttttttttttttttttaaagtgtcctACTTTGTTCTGGTCTGTTGAGATAAATATGATGCATGTGTTTTCCAGAAATCATCCAAAAGCATCAGGAAATCTCACAGCAAATCGATCATAATAGTGCCCAAAAGTGTTCATTTTAGGAACATGAATAATAAATAGTGACCTCTGGTAcagttttttgcacaaaaacgtGCAAACCCTCTGGTCTTATGCTATCACAAGCATCCTTCTGGTCATGAGTAATTTCCTCTAAAAGTGTTGTTAAATAAACATATGCTGCAGAGTGCTGACAGTTACTTCACTGAAGAAACAACATTCACTTTGATGGATTagacacaaagaaacatttggactGGAGATCACATCCACAACCATGTTGGACTGAATCTCACAAATGTCACCTTATACTCACTACTCAAAAAGAATTAAGAGGAATTCAC
This sequence is a window from Sphaeramia orbicularis chromosome 3, fSphaOr1.1, whole genome shotgun sequence. Protein-coding genes within it:
- the LOC115417090 gene encoding SKI family transcriptional corepressor 1 homolog-B-like isoform X1, which produces MESMPRQLSAGRDSSSSPPLKPDAQSFSSPSSLKPNQVSETSLYGVPIVCLVIDGKERLCLAQISNTLLKSYSYNEIHNRRVALGITCVQCTPVQLELLRRAGAMPISSRRCGMITKREAERLCKSFLGAHSPPKLPENFAFDVSHDCAWGCRGSFIPARYNSSRAKCIKCTFCNMYFSPNKFIFHSHRTPESKYLQPDAANFNSWRRHLKLTEKKPSEDINHAWEDVKAMFNGGSRKRTLPMNGSGMSSSMKSQASSSLAQTSSPEIPHKTLRCEEDQASTGLGLAGGARSYPVIPVPSKSFGMLQKIPPPLFPHHPYSFPGYGLCPKKSDGVSEANKTNVSGVFWPGAKDTLYPAFPVFWPTAGGLPMPPYPGSPPKPPPELPGVRQGELDLSDQSDRGANTPKAPSPPHPQQPHPHPQDGAERCPSSHSSNTRNDDDKSGDETPQRKISYISAFRPVVKDAETIAKLYGSRDGYGVRPGYLSPDFISESSSYRSVSPDRDSEVDDEDPDVDVESNRGQDEEEPIRISGGDRHHHRDSPVPDRISPGAEESHEPPAAASSPGAASPEECAHTGSSEEDRQMRNGSPHHEMYPPEKDAHVLLDEPSSFGSKQSNRSDGLNHVCEQQSQHNTTSFQEPKDRRGDGALRIDISVHERNLENMAKEELQKQLVEQVELRKKLEREFQHLKDNFQDQMKRELSYREEMVQQLQIVRDTLCNELDQERKARYAIQQKLKEAHDALHHFSCKMLTPRQCTGACTFKPPLLPP
- the LOC115417090 gene encoding SKI family transcriptional corepressor 1 homolog-B-like isoform X4, encoding MESMPRQLSAGRDSSSSPPLKPDAQSFSSPSSLKPNQVSETSLYGVPIVCLVIDGKERLCLAQISNTLLKSYSYNEIHNRRVALGITCVQCTPVQLELLRRAGAMPISSRRCGMITKREAERLCKSFLGAHSPPKLPENFAFDVSHDCAWGCRGSFIPARYNSSRAKCIKCTFCNMYFSPNKFIFHSHRTPESKYLQPDAANFNSWRRHLKLTEKKPSEDINHAWEDVKAMFNGGSRKRTLPMNGSGMSSSMKSQASSSLAQTSSPEIPHKTLRCEEDQASTGLGLAGGARSYPVIPVPSKSFGMLQKIPPPLFPHHPYSFPGYGLCPKKSDGVSEANKTNVSGVFWPGAKDTLYPAFPVFWPTAGGLPMPPYPGSPPKPPPELPGVRQGELDLSDQSDRGANTPKAPSPPHPQQPHPHPQDGAERCPSSHSSNTRNDDDKSGDETPQRKISYISAFRPVVKDAETIAKLYGSRDGYGVRPGYLSPDFISESSSYRSVSPDRDSEVDDEDPDVDVESNRGQDEEEPIRISGGDRHHHRDSPVPDRISPGAEESHEPPAAASSPGAASPEECAHTGSSEEDRQMRNGSPHHEMYPPEKDAHVLLDEPSSFGSKQSNRSDGLNHVCEQQSQHNTTSFQEPKDRRGDGALRIDISVHERNLENMAKEELQKQLVEQVELRKKLEREFQHLKDNFQDQMKRELSYREEMVQQLQIVREAHDALHHFSCKMLTPRQCTGACTFKPPLLPP
- the LOC115417090 gene encoding SKI family transcriptional corepressor 1 homolog-B-like isoform X5, whose amino-acid sequence is MESMPRQLSAGRDSSSSPPLKPDAQSFSSPSSLKPNQVSETSLYGVPIVCLVIDGKERLCLAQISNTLLKSYSYNEIHNRRVALGITCVQCTPVQLELLRRAGAMPISSRRCGMITKREAERLCKSFLGAHSPPKLPENFAFDVSHDCAWGCRGSFIPARYNSSRAKCIKCTFCNMYFSPNKFIFHSHRTPESKYLQPDAANFNSWRRHLKLTEKKPSEDINHAWEDVKAMFNGGSRKRTLPMNGSGMSSSMKSQASSSLAQTSSPEIPHKTLRCEEDQASTGLGLAGGARSYPVIPVPSKSFGMLQKIPPPLFPHHPYSFPGYGLCPKKSDGVSEANKTNVSGVFWPGAKDTLYPAFPVFWPTAGGLPMPPYPGSPPKPPPELPGVRQGELDLSDQSDRGANTPKAPSPPHPQQPHPHPQDGAERCPSSHSSNTRNDDDKSGDETPQRKISYISAFRPVVKDAETIAKLYGSRDGYGVRPGYLSPDFISESSSYRSVSPDRDSEVDDEDPDVDVESNRGQDEEEPIRISGGDRHHHRDSPVPDRISPGAEESHEPPAAASSPGAASPEECAHTGSSEEDRQMRNGSPHHEMYPPEKDAHVLLDEPSSFGSKQSNRSDGLNHVCEQQSQHNTTSFQEPKDRRGDGALRIDISVHERNLENMAKEELQKQLVEQVELRKKLEREFQHLKDNFQDQMKRELSYREEMVQQLQIVRAHDALHHFSCKMLTPRQCTGACTFKPPLLPP
- the LOC115417090 gene encoding SKI family transcriptional corepressor 1 homolog-B-like isoform X2, which produces MESMPRQLSAGRDSSSSPPLKPDAQSFSSPSSLKPNQVSETSLYGVPIVCLVIDGKERLCLAQISNTLLKSYSYNEIHNRRVALGITCVQCTPVQLELLRRAGAMPISSRRCGMITKREAERLCKSFLGAHSPPKLPENFAFDVSHDCAWGCRGSFIPARYNSSRAKCIKCTFCNMYFSPNKFIFHSHRTPESKYLQPDAANFNSWRRHLKLTEKKPSEDINHAWEDVKAMFNGGSRKRTLPMNGSGMSSSMKSQASSSLAQTSSPEIPHKTLRCEEDQASTGLGLAGGARSYPVIPVPSKSFGMLQKIPPPLFPHHPYSFPGYGLCPKKSDGVSEANKTNVSGVFWPGAKDTLYPAFPVFWPTAGGLPMPPYPGSPPKPPPELPGVRQGELDLSDQSDRGANTPKAPSPPHPQQPHPHPQDGAERCPSSHSSNTRNDDDKSGDETPQRKISYISAFRPVVKDAETIAKLYGSRDGYGVRPGYLSPDFISESSSYRSVSPDRDSEVDDEDPDVDVESNRGQDEEEPIRISGGDRHHHRDSPVPDRISPGAEESHEPPAAASSPGAASPEECAHTGSSEEDRQMRNGSPHHEMYPPEKDAHVLLDEPSSFGSKQSNRSDGLNHVCEQQSQHNTTSFQEPKDRRGDGALRIDISVHERNLENMAKEELQKQLVEQVELRKKLEREFQHLKDNFQDQMKRELSYREEMVQQLQIVRDTLCNELDQERKARYAIQQKLKAHDALHHFSCKMLTPRQCTGACTFKPPLLPP
- the LOC115417090 gene encoding SKI family transcriptional corepressor 1 homolog-B-like isoform X3, producing MESMPRQLSAGRDSSSSPPLKPDAQSFSSPSSLKPNQVSETSLYGVPIVCLVIDGKERLCLAQISNTLLKSYSYNEIHNRRVALGITCVQCTPVQLELLRRAGAMPISSRRCGMITKREAERLCKSFLGAHSPPKLPENFAFDVSHDCAWGCRGSFIPARYNSSRAKCIKCTFCNMYFSPNKFIFHSHRTPESKYLQPDAANFNSWRRHLKLTEKKPSEDINHAWEDVKAMFNGGSRKRTLPMNGSGMSSSMKSQASSSLAQTSSPEIPHKTLRCEEDQASTGLGLAGGARSYPVIPVPSKSFGMLQKIPPPLFPHHPYSFPGYGLCPKKSDGVSEANKTNVSGVFWPGAKDTLYPAFPVFWPTAGGLPMPPYPGSPPKPPPELPGVRQGELDLSDQSDRGANTPKAPSPPHPQQPHPHPQDGAERCPSSHSSNTRNDDDKSGDETPQRKISYISAFRPVVKDAETIAKLYGSRDGYGVRPGYLSPDFISESSSYRSVSPDRDSEVDDEDPDVDVESNRGQDEEEPIRISGGDRHHHRDSPVPDRISPGAEESHEPPAAASSPGAASPEECAHTGSSEEDRQMRNGSPHHEMYPPEKDAHVLLDEPSSFGSKQSNRSDGLNHVCEQQSQHNTTSFQEPKDRRDGALRIDISVHERNLENMAKEELQKQLVEQVELRKKLEREFQHLKDNFQDQMKRELSYREEMVQQLQIVRDTLCNELDQERKARYAIQQKLKEAHDALHHFSCKMLTPRQCTGACTFKPPLLPP